The proteins below come from a single Salinilacihabitans rarus genomic window:
- the glnA gene encoding type I glutamate--ammonia ligase, whose protein sequence is MTSGNLTTAEQAVLDEIEEKDVDFLRLQFTDILGTVKNVSVPARQAEKAFTEGIYFDGSSIEGFVRIQESDMRLKPDPETFAVLPWRTNDESAAARMICDVIDTSTGEPFEGDPRYVLKRALDRAKEMGYTVNAAPEPEFFLFEEDEEGRATTTTNDAGGYFDLAPKDLASDVRRDIIYGLEDMGFEVEASHHEVAEGQHEINFTYDDALSTADNVATFRTVVRAIAAEHGLHATFMPKPIARINGSGMHTHVSLFTEDGENAFHDGDDEFDLSEEAHAFLAGVLEHAPAITAVANPTVNSYKRLVPGYEAPVYVAWSDRNRSALIRKPAARVPAASRIELRSPDPSCNPYLALAAIIQAGLDGIERGLDAPDPVRENIYEFDEAKREEYGIDTLPANLGDAVDALDEDELVQQALGEHVYEKFVQAKRHEFSEYIVEVSEWELDRYLETF, encoded by the coding sequence ATGACAAGCGGAAATCTTACGACCGCGGAACAGGCGGTTCTGGACGAGATCGAGGAGAAGGACGTCGACTTCCTCCGGCTCCAGTTTACCGACATTCTGGGGACCGTAAAAAACGTCTCGGTCCCGGCACGTCAGGCGGAGAAGGCGTTCACCGAGGGGATCTACTTCGACGGCTCCTCGATCGAGGGGTTCGTCCGCATCCAGGAGTCGGACATGCGGCTCAAACCCGACCCGGAGACGTTCGCGGTCCTCCCGTGGCGGACCAACGACGAGAGCGCCGCCGCGCGGATGATCTGCGACGTGATCGACACCTCGACGGGCGAACCGTTCGAGGGCGACCCGCGGTACGTCCTCAAGCGGGCGCTCGACCGCGCCAAGGAGATGGGCTACACCGTCAACGCCGCCCCCGAACCCGAGTTCTTCCTCTTCGAGGAGGACGAGGAGGGGCGCGCGACCACGACGACCAACGACGCCGGCGGCTACTTCGACCTCGCGCCGAAGGACCTCGCCTCCGACGTCCGCCGGGACATCATCTACGGGCTCGAAGACATGGGCTTCGAGGTCGAGGCCAGCCACCACGAGGTCGCCGAAGGGCAACACGAGATCAACTTCACCTACGACGACGCGCTGTCGACGGCGGACAACGTCGCCACCTTCCGGACGGTCGTCCGCGCCATCGCCGCCGAGCACGGCCTCCACGCGACGTTCATGCCCAAACCGATCGCGCGCATCAACGGCTCGGGGATGCACACCCACGTCTCGCTGTTCACCGAGGACGGGGAGAACGCCTTCCACGACGGCGACGACGAGTTCGACCTCAGCGAGGAGGCCCACGCCTTCCTCGCCGGCGTCCTCGAACACGCCCCGGCGATCACCGCGGTCGCGAACCCCACCGTCAACAGCTACAAGCGCCTCGTGCCGGGCTACGAGGCACCCGTCTACGTGGCGTGGTCCGACCGCAACCGCTCGGCGCTGATCCGCAAGCCCGCCGCGCGCGTCCCGGCGGCCTCGCGCATCGAACTGCGCTCGCCCGACCCCTCCTGTAACCCCTACCTCGCGCTCGCGGCGATCATTCAGGCCGGCCTCGACGGCATCGAGCGCGGCCTCGACGCGCCCGACCCGGTCCGCGAGAACATCTACGAGTTCGACGAGGCCAAACGCGAGGAGTACGGCATCGATACCCTGCCGGCCAACCTCGGCGACGCCGTCGACGCGCTCGACGAGGACGAACTCGTCCAGCAGGCCCTCGGCGAGCACGTCTACGAGAAGTTCGTCCAGGCGAAACGCCACGAGTTCTCCGAGTACATCGTCGAAGTCTCCGAGTGGGAACTCGACCGCTACCTCGAGACGTTCTAG
- a CDS encoding tRNA (guanine(26)-N(2))-dimethyltransferase, with amino-acid sequence MRVTEGGIELEVPAEQTEGVEASVFYNPRQELNRDLTVATLRAFREREPRAETYLDAMTASGVRGVRAAADGWDVTCCDVDEAAVELARENLERNDREATVERRNVNALLHERAFDVVDLDPYGTPMPFADAAFARARDLVCVTATDTAPLCGAHFRSGIRSYSAVPRNTDYHPEMGVRILLSALARSAARFDVGVTPLLTHATSHYVRTYLELDRRPTAADAAVDELGHLYGCEDCFYREADPGLVADPLETCPHCGGERLLTAGPVWLGPIRDREFVGAVRERVPDEFGTAEKARDLCETLATELDEPTHYDQHKLCKNWGLPANAMDDFLADLRAAGFAASRAHYGGTTFKTDASVGEIRAATADGLE; translated from the coding sequence ATGCGCGTCACCGAGGGCGGGATCGAACTCGAGGTGCCCGCCGAACAGACCGAGGGGGTCGAGGCGTCGGTGTTCTACAACCCGCGTCAGGAACTGAACCGCGACCTGACGGTCGCGACGCTGCGGGCGTTCCGCGAGCGCGAACCGCGCGCGGAGACGTACCTCGACGCGATGACCGCAAGCGGCGTCCGCGGCGTCCGGGCCGCCGCCGACGGCTGGGACGTGACCTGCTGTGACGTCGACGAGGCAGCCGTCGAACTGGCCCGCGAGAACCTCGAACGCAACGACCGCGAGGCGACCGTCGAACGCCGCAACGTCAACGCCCTCCTGCACGAACGCGCCTTCGACGTCGTCGACCTCGACCCGTACGGGACGCCGATGCCGTTCGCCGACGCCGCCTTCGCCCGCGCCCGCGATCTCGTCTGTGTCACGGCCACCGACACCGCGCCGCTCTGTGGCGCGCACTTCCGCAGCGGCATCCGGTCGTACTCCGCCGTCCCCCGGAACACCGACTACCACCCCGAGATGGGCGTCCGGATCCTGCTGTCGGCGCTCGCGCGCAGCGCCGCCCGCTTCGACGTCGGCGTGACGCCCCTGCTCACCCACGCGACGAGCCACTACGTCCGGACCTACCTCGAACTGGACCGCCGGCCGACCGCGGCCGACGCCGCCGTCGACGAACTCGGCCACCTCTACGGCTGCGAGGACTGCTTCTACCGCGAGGCCGATCCCGGGTTGGTCGCCGATCCGCTCGAAACCTGCCCGCACTGCGGGGGCGAGCGGCTGTTGACTGCGGGCCCCGTCTGGCTCGGCCCGATCCGCGACCGCGAGTTCGTCGGGGCGGTGCGCGAGCGGGTCCCCGACGAGTTCGGCACCGCCGAGAAGGCCCGCGACCTCTGTGAGACGCTGGCGACCGAACTCGACGAGCCGACCCACTACGACCAGCACAAACTCTGCAAGAACTGGGGGCTGCCCGCCAACGCGATGGACGACTTCCTCGCGGATCTCCGGGCGGCCGGCTTTGCGGCCTCGCGGGCCCACTACGGCGGGACGACGTTCAAGACGGACGCGAGCGTCGGCGAGATCCGCGCGGCGACGGCCGACGGCCTCGAGTGA
- a CDS encoding YihY/virulence factor BrkB family protein, whose product MLAHRNWTGRWRDLALDAIRLARTEQLTLLAAGVAYYAFVSLVPLSLLAVALAASIGGEALADRLTTAASDVLTPQAQELLTETVLDESGRTGATVVGALGLLWGSSRVLRGLDRAFSEVYGTAASKSLVDTFWDSTIVFLAITAGLALVAVLEMIVDLVPVGGLLPVGYALVLLGLVAAFLPLYVVFPDAGVDVRRALPGTVLAAVGWLALSRAFALYTRIAGEFTVYGALGAVFLVLAWLYVGAVILVFGAVLNAVLAGVDVDRQLQSPGTRQIPTGAMTDDATGADEGSADDRERTGAETGTRASASARTRDRSADPEALREEVERLRDRVETFEESVERRTVERDSLEADIRRYVRRRIRRGHARDWGPYLVLLYGTAMTIGAFYFLDGPWAILAMFVVWTSTLGLYVLMVLFGAGLSLLDVPGRLRDAIGERRS is encoded by the coding sequence GTGCTCGCCCACAGGAACTGGACCGGACGGTGGCGCGACCTCGCGCTCGACGCGATCAGGCTCGCCCGCACCGAACAGCTGACGCTGCTGGCGGCCGGCGTCGCCTACTACGCGTTCGTCTCGCTCGTACCCCTGTCGCTGCTGGCGGTGGCGCTCGCGGCCTCGATCGGCGGCGAGGCGCTCGCGGACCGGCTCACCACCGCCGCCAGCGACGTCCTCACGCCGCAGGCACAGGAACTGCTCACCGAAACCGTCCTCGACGAGTCCGGCCGGACGGGGGCGACCGTCGTCGGCGCCCTCGGCCTGCTCTGGGGGTCGAGTCGCGTCCTCCGGGGGCTCGACCGGGCGTTCTCGGAGGTGTACGGCACCGCGGCCTCGAAGTCGCTCGTCGACACGTTCTGGGACTCGACGATCGTCTTTCTGGCGATCACGGCCGGACTCGCGCTCGTCGCCGTCCTCGAGATGATCGTCGACCTCGTGCCGGTCGGCGGGCTCCTGCCGGTCGGCTACGCCCTCGTACTGCTGGGGCTCGTGGCCGCGTTCCTCCCGCTGTACGTCGTCTTCCCGGACGCCGGCGTCGACGTCCGCCGGGCGCTGCCGGGGACGGTCCTCGCGGCGGTCGGCTGGCTCGCGCTGAGTCGCGCGTTCGCGCTCTACACCCGGATCGCCGGCGAGTTCACCGTCTACGGCGCGCTCGGAGCGGTGTTTCTCGTGCTCGCGTGGCTCTACGTCGGTGCGGTGATCCTCGTCTTCGGCGCGGTGCTGAACGCGGTGCTCGCCGGGGTTGACGTGGACCGGCAGCTACAAAGTCCCGGCACTCGACAGATCCCGACAGGAGCGATGACCGACGACGCCACGGGGGCCGACGAGGGGTCGGCCGACGACCGCGAGCGGACTGGAGCGGAGACGGGGACGCGCGCGAGCGCCAGCGCCCGCACCCGGGACCGGTCGGCCGACCCCGAGGCCCTCCGCGAGGAGGTAGAGCGCCTCCGCGACCGGGTCGAGACGTTCGAGGAGAGCGTCGAGCGCCGAACCGTCGAGCGCGACTCCCTCGAAGCCGACATCAGGCGGTACGTCCGCCGTCGGATCCGCCGCGGACACGCCCGCGACTGGGGGCCGTACCTCGTGTTGCTCTACGGCACCGCGATGACGATCGGGGCGTTCTACTTCCTCGACGGTCCCTGGGCCATCCTCGCGATGTTCGTCGTCTGGACCTCGACGCTCGGCCTCTACGTGCTGATGGTGCTGTTCGGCGCCGGCCTCTCGCTGCTCGACGTTCCGGGTCGCCTGCGCGACGCCATCGGCGAGCGCCGGTCCTGA
- the hisH gene encoding imidazole glycerol phosphate synthase subunit HisH, with protein sequence MDRTITSPPEETLASVVVVDYGLGNLRSVTRGLERAGADVTITDDPEAFAAADGVVLPGVGAFREGVENADPLREDLLAVAERGQPLFGICLGMQMLLTTSEEGDNEGESAVQGLDLIPGTNARFAEGQKVPHMGWNELSVEREHPLVEGVDGQYAYFVHSYYAVPDDDAATVATTEYGREFPSIVADEDGTVFGTQFHPEKSGETGLQILRNFVDICAER encoded by the coding sequence ATGGATCGAACGATCACCTCGCCACCCGAGGAGACCCTCGCCTCCGTGGTCGTCGTCGACTACGGCCTCGGGAACCTCCGCAGCGTCACCCGCGGCCTCGAACGGGCGGGCGCCGACGTGACGATCACCGACGACCCCGAGGCGTTCGCCGCGGCAGACGGCGTCGTCCTCCCCGGCGTGGGCGCGTTCCGCGAGGGCGTCGAGAACGCCGACCCGCTCCGCGAGGACCTCCTCGCGGTCGCCGAGCGCGGCCAGCCGCTGTTCGGCATCTGCCTCGGGATGCAGATGCTGCTCACGACCAGCGAGGAGGGCGACAACGAGGGCGAGTCGGCCGTCCAGGGGCTGGACCTGATCCCGGGGACCAACGCCCGGTTCGCCGAGGGGCAGAAGGTGCCCCACATGGGCTGGAACGAACTGTCGGTCGAACGCGAACACCCGCTGGTCGAGGGCGTAGATGGACAGTACGCCTACTTCGTCCACTCCTACTACGCCGTCCCCGACGACGACGCGGCGACCGTCGCGACCACCGAGTACGGCCGCGAGTTCCCCTCGATCGTCGCCGACGAGGACGGGACCGTCTTCGGGACGCAGTTCCACCCGGAGAAGAGCGGGGAGACGGGGTTGCAGATCCTGCGGAACTTCGTCGACATCTGCGCGGAGCGATAG